In Halictus rubicundus isolate RS-2024b chromosome 5, iyHalRubi1_principal, whole genome shotgun sequence, one genomic interval encodes:
- the LOC143354028 gene encoding uncharacterized protein LOC143354028 isoform X6: MIVSSLMDYIRKHLTDTVTRQHDKTKNNEPAQNPLAEYNNYRFQPRFCQNLDTSEGICAGELTSRLLTWRNRSHRPVVLQEDPEPYHKRAERLLSEECCRVPHGPVGVGVEGVGSWRGQRRPHGVEIPTPLVGVAAHELESSLDGAAFNPVVVASAATSARCSASKNALRTATSSSPASSSTVNAVNSRPRFYLGTAIAETSKEDAMEPEVKEEDERRSSTPSPEIYTRRSKHYNEGGSSEEDSKPDTSLQGHRVPSSYRGTWPIRRDLWASQQMGFSTQQNASTTVHNPFEERFDNVQLVPQDVASVMSFSSNSGGTLGCSSEVQGDRRLGAKVDVVYNLLGMLGSTEGGEDMSTTLLSMSNSTDNCLIMRQSGCLPLLVQLIHAPRQDLETRGRASRALHNIVHAKSDERAGRREARVLRFLEQLRDYCQALRSSLETGQVPDDLERHPGPTIAALMKLSFDEAHRHAMCQLGGLHAVAELIEMDHMAHGSECDDQNCITLRRYAGMALTNLTFGDGNNKALLCSFREFMKALVSQLRSPSDDLRQVTASVLRNLSWRADTSSKQTLREVGAVTGLMKAAMEGRKESTLKSILSALWNLSAHCSTNKIDICAVYGALAFLVDMLSYKAPSKTLAIVENAGGILRNVSSHIAVREDYRAIVRERGCLQVLLQQLRSPSLTVVSNACGALWNLSARCPQDQRLLWDLGAVPMLRSLIHSKHKMISMGSSAALKNLLSARPGCNNLVHLDSTARGLGLPTLPTLVARRQRALEQEIDQNLAETCDNIEPSTSPTNKDDKYLFKMDHSFLGINARALRNYHLHNQPGTSSGKCNGVARSESRDSMRSITSTHSDTMFERVNRHVLNGLSPTDIQIKQQSSSLHSAVGFDTGITSDNHVKTSSEKKYTLRYKNAIPDRLKSSDGYNDLGDLRCTNSTISWSSAPDQESACSQNLLHSSVEDNLPQSVSSKAGSQSSVSEDTELIVCQKTEYISKPAIDTPATLSFNSNNSPGKDNIGNMYDKTVLHQHNPLNTIQKAISPTVSHCTEGNLFSDYAETDLDQPTDYSLRYAERSLDEDKQHSHYFASSEQELIHDDTLKTYCTEGTPHGSSLNSSRAASASDLQEDNRLRCTMKKIQEQRKLLDKQEFNLQANAKNGAEEGRSSVKVPSRLRAPHTETSPDNLHSDESNNMASSSGNVKSDVEKKYETENEMFGKNGKSFPTNGVNSYGASALKASNDSGCKEFELKGDTRNMPCTLNINTSSECLDQVSDGDEDDEDLLTACINIGMQNNRHRHSFIGNNFEKLPRSESNLARYQTSVALDQVECNVLTDSAMNSLDTNRIECEESNDTINLPSMNIICNYSENTANLARKTVEIVSNSNILQNQLEYITENVEQHITGVGEDTLCKFSLPSNLRNSPILHDTVVFNSEPNQQQYLSSIDIESNEDMSSLVHNDILEDERLAEDNENDKTVETSKEKIAESSMQQSYTKVTDSESSESIDSVEQSEHALLELCIQPGLTKLIDKTNKAALKSKVMDRFEEKEVDYSSGNSRMDDTCEVDGVQKDDASEKHKLSQRSNDTPKHGKKEDIYRRQRDPDAMIASLDRLTATLVQQTEAIRERDSGTMKQSILSDTWNEDSPNEVSFPSISISAPIIASFKSDAAEDPGTITSEYATASSESGHMTNSKIIQREAIKLAEAVDAEMNKQNDMDTTSMTSMDLEAIKPPSLMGSMLSLIASYAGSGDCSEALVNRDRCNSTSLPPIQVRNASLTDSRCCRKKSLPLGVVAKRALNQNQTYTSSLENLLNECSGSHLESVKPPSMMDELPDVGDMENSMLSVASITSEVADPKEQDPQSLTSSDAVFDLLKPVANVLSMTCMRYAENMQSSANNSLSEYLENINPPSLFNEVCEMDESTVEHVTETVCSDTLCIDAELRTEEAPHPMVVEKIDEVGNDTDEAVTPISSEYCVSSSAESTPKKRLHRNLTPKQKRNLAKERYKTYTIAAEMSKKEAEADKKDNENRENKIPRGKCSPFSKLTPKQRRQEDRARFRTQVLENPFPEVNQEQQETDNSCETESPVSSEPMSPVKSAIPKPAKLSACKTLIKKRMEQKKNRERYRTRTLNDSECIFKDAEGNAVGNGTEENSSAVTHTIQSDEIQSMLEQNATIVLNTLNESNKVNQNVEEPLLDCETISLVSNESESERNLRMRFVNGVSKKLIGACSQQMEEANEVEENKDNAEIECRSQEDVRYDTVESDSENESNNTEEQPRETKRPRIIKPGMVRDPSNDSNTTDKSEPESPKAIRGRRKALYSNPITRKPTPQSSPLKQVNPVSGIPIGRSNTSPIVRATRATTLRQNNNSSNNLTKESPKATFQKTPPLTDAEKRAKNVSSAAKRASVPQKGSSLTFTKSVKRHSTPPTCSTNFQQDGKTEVAVKPLERQGTFTKDEPEVENAPLVVSSSSSPIKTKIAKPIKGATSKVHPTIMVKPKIAPKTLQAHQTKAAKVNVSEKIQSPPKALPLLVAPKRLPTGKVTSAPKAPTGVQSNNAQAENGKVFRKVGPLGQRSNSNSSIVSNSSTGMQTRKLAKEATSKIASLWKKVEESKNKQRLEKPDTRQWLQPGSCANVVDAPSPVGNNPPAFRLFRSSTFEGVPQDNDNPESALYKKSKRPLVVGVQPGKVKYRNSCDLSGMNANDAPCKIPVKAGDTSTYRKDGVQVAEGSVILRKPQNNESSPMEVDPTKRISRLGSFIRVDSATADGSAQTYVNGNGVRTPASAIVPPFNYNPKQDIPSQTTKVTPNDSESKFGATDCHSDIVTASTRVTTV; encoded by the exons GAGGACCCGGAGCCCTATCACAAGAGAGCAGAAAGATTGCTCTCGGAAGAGTGTTGTCGCGTTCCCCACGGGCCGGTAGGCGTCGGCGTGGAAGGTGTCGGCTCCTGGAGGGGCCAACGGCGCCCCCACGGCGTCGAGATACCTACGCCCCTGGTCGGCGTCGCGGCGCACGAGCTGGAGTCGTCGTTGGACGGCGCAGCGTTCAACCCCGTCGTCGTCGCATCGGCGGCGACATCCGCGAGATGCTCTGCGTCGAAGAACGCTCTGCGTACGGCAACATCGTCCTCCCCCGCGTCGTCATCCACCGTCAATGCCGTCAACTCCAGGCCAAGGTTCTACCTAGGCACTGCGATCGCTGAGACGAGCAAGGAGGATGCCATGGAGCCGGAAGTCAAGGAAGAGGACGAGCGAAGGTCGTCCACGCCGAGCCCCGAG ATTTACACGAGGAGGAGTAAACACTACAATGAGGGCGGTAGCAGTGAAGAAGACAGCAAGCCCGACACGTCCCTGCAAGGTCACAGGGTGCCGTCTTCTTATAGAGGAACTTGGCCAATCAGAAGAGACTTGTGGGCCAGTCAGCAGATGGGCTTCTCCACTCAGCAGAACGCGTCGACCACTGTACATAAC CCTTTCGAGGAGCGTTTCGATAACGTTCAGCTTGTTCCTCAGGATGTAGCCAGCGTGATGAGCTTCTCATCGAATTCCGGCGGTACCCTGGGTTGTTCCTCGGAGGTCCAGGGCGATCGAAGGCTGGGGGCAAAGGTGGACGTGGTGTACAACCTGCTGGGGATGCTTGGCAGCACGGAGGGTGGCGAGGACATGAGCACCACTCTGCTCTCGATGAGCAACTCGACGGACAACTGTCTGATCATGAGGCAGTCGGGGTGTCTTCCGCTGCTGGTGCAGCTGATACACGCCCCGAGACAGGACCTGGAGACCAGGGGGAGAGCCTCGAGGGCTCTGCACAACATAGTTCACGCGAAGAGCGACGAGAGGGCTGGTCGTCGCGAGGCCAGGGTGCTCCGCTTCCTGGAGCAGCTGCGAGACTATTGCCAGGCTCTGCGATCATCTTTGGAGACGGGGCAGGTTCCCGACGACCTGGAGAGACACCCAGGACCGACCATAGCGGCGCTGATGAAGCTGTCCTTCGACGAGGCTCATCGCCACGCTATGTGCCAGCTGGGAGGACTTCACGCGGTAGCTGAGCTGATCGAGATGGATCACATGGCTCACGGCAGCGAGTGCGACGACCAGAACTGCATCACCCTGCGCAGGTACGCCGGCATGGCGTTGACGAACCTGACGTTCGGCGATGGGAACAACAAGGCGTTGCTCTGCTCCTTCCGCGAGTTCATGAAGGCGTTGGTCTCGCAGCTGCGGAGTCCCAGCGACGACCTGAGACAGGTGACCGCCAGCGTCTTAAGGAACCTATCGTGGCGAGCGGACACCAGTAGCAAACAGACCTTGAGGGAAGTGGGAGCGGTGACTGGCCTGATGAAGGCCGCGATGGAGGGCAGGAAGGAGTCGACGCTGAAGTCGATACTCTCCGCGCTGTGGAACCTCTCCGCGCACTGTAGTACAAATAAAATCGACATCTGCGCCGTGTATGGCGCCCTAGCCTTCCTGGTAGACATGCTGAGTTACAAGGCGCCGTCGAAGACCCTGGCGATAGTGGAGAACGCGGGTGGTATACTGAGGAACGTCTCCAGCCACATCGCTGTCAGGGAGGACTACCGAGCCATCGTCAGGGAAAGAGGATGTCTGCAGGTCCTGCTGCAGCAGCTACGATCACCCAGTCTGACCGTAGTCAGCAACGCCTGTGGAGCACTTTGGAACCTCTCGGCTAGGTGTCCGCAAGATCAGAGGCTGCTGTGGGACCTGGGCGCTGTGCCCATGCTCCGCAGTCTCATCCATTCCAAGCACAAAATGATCTCGATGGGTTCCAGCGCGGCATTGAAGAACTTACTGAGCGCCCGACCAGGCTGCAACAATCTTGTTCACCTGGACTCGACTGCTCGTGGCCTGGGCCTTCCAACGTTGCCCACGCTGGTCGCTAGAAGACAGAGAGCTCTGGAGCAGGAGATAGACCAGAACCTGGCCGAGACCTGCGACAACATCGAGCCGAGCACGTCTCCCACGAACAAGGACGACAAGTACCTCTTCAAGATGGACCACAGCTTCTTAGGGATCAACGCACGAGCGTTGCGCAACTATCATCTGCACAATCAACCGGGCACGTCCAGCGGGAAGTGCAACGGGGTCGCCAGGAGCGAAAGCAGGGACTCCATGCGCTCCATAACCAGCACCCACTCGGACACCATGTTCGAGCGGGTGAACCGCCATGTGCTGAACGGACTGTCCCCCACGGACATTCAAATTAAACAACAGTCATCTTCGCTTCATTCAGCGGTCGGCTTCGACACCGGCATAACCAGCGACAACCACGTGAAGACCTCATCCGAGAAGAAGTACACTTTGAGATACAAGAACGCGATCCCCGATCGATTGAAGTCCTCGGATGGCTATAATGATCTAGGCGACCTCAGGTGCACCAACTCCACCATCTCCTGGTCCTCCGCGCCTGATCAGGAGTCCGCCTGTTCGCAGAACTTGCTGCACTCCTCGGTCGAAGACAACCTGCCTCAGAGCGTGTCCTCGAAAGCTGGCAGTCAATCGAGCGTCTCCGAGGACACCGAGCTGATCGTCTGCCAGAAAACCGAGTACATCAGCAAGCCTGCGATCGACACGCCAGCCACCTTGTCGTTCAACAGCAACAACTCGCCCGGCAAAGACAATATCGGCAATATGTACGATAAAACGGTACTGCACCAGCATAATCCTCTGAACACCATACAGAAAGCCATCTCGCCGACTGTCAGCCATTGTACGGAGGGAAACTTGTTCAGCGACTACGCCGAGACCGATCTGGATCAACCAACAGACTATAGCTTGCGGTACGCCGAGCGTAGTCTGGACGAGGATAAACAGCATTCGCATTATTTCGCGAGCAGCGAACAAGAACTCATTCACGACGACACCTTGAAGACTTACTGCACCGAGGGAACGCCGCATGGCTCGTCGCTGAACTCTTCTAGAGCTGCTTCCGCGTCCGATCTGCAGGAGGATAATAGACTGAGGTGCACCATGAAGAAGATACAGGAGCAAAGGAAGCTGCTCGACAAACAGGAATTTAACTTGCAAGCGAACGCTAAGAACGGTGCTGAAGAGGGACGTTCTTCCGTCAAGGTCCCATCAAG GTTAAGAGCACCGCACACGGAAACGTCGCCAGACAACTTGCATTCCGACGAAAGTAATAACATGGCGTCCAGTTCGGGAAACGTGAAATCAG ACGTGGAAAAAAAGTACGAAACAGAGAACGAAATGTTCGGAAAaaacggtaaaagtttccccaCGAACGGAGTTAATTCATATGGGGCCAGTGCATTGAAAGCGTCTAACGATTCAGGATGTAAGGAATTTGAACTAAAAGGCGATACGCGTAACATGCCTTGTACATTAAATATAAACACCTCTTCCGAATGTTTAGATCAAGTCAGTGATGGGGATGAGGATGATGAAGATCTGCTTACAGCTTGCATTAATATTGGAATGCAAAATAATAG GCACAGACACTCCTTCATaggaaacaattttgaaaagcTTCCTCGGAGTGAAAGTAATCTAGCAAGGTATCAGACAAGCGTGGCGTTAGACCAAGTAGAATGCAACGTATTGACTGATTCCGCCATGAATAGTCTAGACACGAATCGAATAGAGTGCGAAGAGAGCAATGATACGATTAATCTGCCAAGCATGAATATTATCTGCAATTATAGCGAGAATACAGCAAACTTAGCTCGGAAG ACGGTAGAAATTGtttcaaattcaaatattttacaaaatcagCTCGAATACATAACTGAGAACGTCGAGCAGCACATTACTGGTGTGGGTGAAGATACTCTCTGCAAGTTCTCGCTGCCTTCAAACTTGAGGAACAGTCCTATTTTGCACGATACGGTAGTCTTCAATTCAGAGCCGAATCAGCAGCAGTATCTGTCTAGCATCGACATCGAGTCGAACGAGGACATGTCGTCCTTGGTTCACAATGATATTCTCGAAGACGAGAGGCTGGCGGAGGACAATGAGAACGACAAAACAGTGGAGACCTCGAAGGAGAAGATCGCGGAGAGCTCGATGCAGCAGTCGTACACGAAGGTAACAGACTCGGAGAGCAGCGAGTCCATTGATTCCGTCGAGCAGTCTGAACACGCCCTTCTGGAATTATGTATTCAGCCTGGGCTGACGAAACTTATCGACAAGACAAACAAAGCTGCGCTGAAATCGAAGGTCATGGATCGATTCGAAGAGAAAGAGGTTGACTATTCGAGCGGAAACAGTCGCATGGACGACACATGCGAGGTGGACGGTGTTCAGAAGGACGACGCTAGTGAGAAGCATAAACTGTCGCAGAGAAGCAACGACACGCCGAAACACGGGAAGAAGGAAGACATATACCGGCGGCAGAGAGACCCTGATGCCATGATCGCCTCGCTAGACCGGCTAACAGCCACGTTGGTGCAGCAGACAGAAGCGATTCGAGAACGCGACTCCGGTACCATGAAGCAGAGCATACTGAGCGACACTTGGAACGAGGATTCGCCCAACGAGGTTTCGTTCCCCAGCATCAGCATCAGCGCGCCGATTATCGCTTCGTTTAAAAGCGACGCCGCGGAAGACCCAGGCACCATCACCTCCGAGTACGCTACAGCCAGCAGCGAAAGCGGGCACATGACGAACTCGAAGATCATTCAAAGAGAAGCGATCAAACTGGCCGAGGCTGTGGACGCGGAGATGAACAAGCAGAACGATATGGACACGACAAGCATGACGTCCATGGACCTGGAGGCAATCAAGCCTCCGTCCTTGATGGGGAGCATGTTGTCTTTGATAGCGAGCTACGCTGGCTCGGGCGACTGCAGCGAGGCGTTGGTCAACAGAGACAGATGCAACTCCACTTCGCTTCCACCGATTCAGGTGAGGAACGCGTCCTTGACGGACTCGAGATGCTGCCGCAAGAAGTCCCTGCCACTCGGTGTGGTGGCTAAAAGAGCGTTAAATCAGAATCAAACGTACACCAGCAGCTTGGAGAACTTGTTGAACGAGTGCAGCGGCTCGCACTTGGAGAGCGTGAAGCCGCCGTCGATGATGGACGAACTGCCTGACGTAGGCGACATGGAGAACAGTATGCTCAGCGTGGCGAGCATCACGTCGGAGGTGGCGGACCCCAAGGAACAAGACCCGCAGAGTTTAACCAGCAGCGACGCTGTCTTCGACTTACTGAAGCCCGTGGCTAATGTCCTCTCGATGACGTGCATGCGATACGCGGAGAACATGCAGAGCAGCGCGAACAACAGCTTGAGCGAGTACCTGGAGAACATCAATCCACCGTCGTTGTTCAACGAGGTCTGCGAGATGGACGAGTCGACGGTGGAGCATGTCACCGAGACTGTCTGCAGCGACACGCTGTGCATCGACGCGGAATTACGCACGGAGGAAGCCCCGCATCCTATGGTTGTCGAGAAGATCGACGAGGTTGGCAACGATACCGACGAGGCGGTTACCCCGATCTCATCGGAGTACTGTGTCTCCAGCTCGGCCGAGTCGACGCCGAAGAAACGGCTGCACCGGAACCTCACGCCGAAGCAGAAGCGAAATTTGGCTAAGGAGAGGTACAAGACGTACACCATAGCCGCGGAGATGAGCAAGAAGGAGGCTGAAGCGGACAAGAAGGATAACGAGAACCGGGAGAACAAGATCCCGCGTGGCAAGTGCTCGCCGTTTTCCAAGCTAACGCCCAAGCAACGCAGGCAGGAGGACAGAGCCAGGTTTCGAACGCAGGTATTGGAGAATCCTTTCCCCGAGGTGAACCAGGAGCAACAAGAAACTGACAACAGCTGCGAGACGGAGAGCCCCGTGTCGTCGGAGCCGATGTCCCCTGTGAAATCTGCTATCCCCAAACCGGCGAAGTTGTCGGCTTGCAAGACGCTGATCAAGAAACGCATGGAGCAGAAGAAGAACAGAGAGAGGTACCGCACGAGAACGTTGAACGACTCGGAATGCATATTCAAGGATGCCGAAGGGAACGCCGTTGGAAACGGGACAGAGGAGAACTCGTCAGCCGTAACGCACACTATCCAGTCTGACGAGATTCAGAGTATGCTGGAGCAGAACGCCACCATCGTGTTGAACACGTTGAACGAGTCGAACAAGGTGAACCAGAACGTGGAGGAGCCGTTGCTGGACTGCGAGACCATCAGCTTGGTGTCGAACGAGTCGGAGTCTGAACGAAACTTGCGCATGCGATTTGTCAATGGCGTTTCCAAGAAACTGATAGGCGCTTGCAGCCAACAAATGGAGGAAGCGAACGAGGTCGAGGAGAACAAAGACAACGCCGAGATCGAGTGTAGGTCGCAGGAGGACGTCAGGTACGACACCGTGGAGAGTGACAGCGAGAATGAGTCGAACAATACCGAGGAGCAACCTCGAGAGACGAAAAGACCGCGGATAATCAAACCAGGCATGGTGAGAGATCCCAGCAATGATTCGAACACGACAGACAAGTCGGAGCCAGAGAGTCCAAAGGCCATCCGTGGCAGGAGGAAGGCTCTCTACTCGAATCCCATAACGAGGAAACCAACCCCTCAATCGTCTCCGTTGAAGCAAGTGAATCCTGTCAGCGGTATACCCATAGGCCGCAGCAACACGTCGCCTATCGTCAGAGCAACCAGAGCTACCACCCTTCGGCAGAACAACAACAGTTCGAACAATTTAACGAAAGAATCTCCAAAAGCTACCTTTCAGAAGACACCTCCATTAACGGACGCGGAGAAACGAGCAAAGAATGTCTCGTCAGCCGCGAAGAGGGCCTCGGTTCCTCAGAAGGGATCGTCACTGACCTTCACCAAGTCCGTGAAAAGACACAGCACGCCTCCAACGTGCTCCACGAATTTCCAGCAAGATGGTAAGACAGAGGTGGCTGTGAAACCCCTGGAGCGGCAGGGTACGTTTACCAAAGACGAGCCGGAAGTGGAGAACGCGCCTCTGGTGGTCTCTTCGTCCTCCTCCCCTATTAAAACAAAAATCGCGAAACCGATCAAGGGCGCCACCTCGAAGGTGCACCCGACGATAATGGTGAAGCCGAAAATCGCACCAAAGACCCTCCAAGCCCACCAAACGAAAGCCGCCAAGGTAAACGTCTCGGAGAAGATACAGTCGCCCCCTAAAGCGTTGCCGCTGTTAGTCGCACCGAAACGTTTGCCCACGGGAAAAGTAACGTCGGCCCCGAAAGCCCCGACCGGTGTACAGAGCAACAACGCGCAGGCGGAAAACGGTAAGGTTTTTCGCAAAGTAGGTCCCCTCGGTCAAAGATCCAATAGTAATTCCAGTATCGTGTCGAACTCGTCAACAGGGATGCAGACTAGAAAGCTAGCGAAGGAGGCGACTAGCAAGATCGCTAGTCTATGGAAAAAGGTCGAGGAGAGCAAGAACAAGCAACGGCTAGAGAAACCCGACACCAGACAATGGCTACAGCCGGGCAGTTGTGCCAATGTTGTGGACGCGCCCTCGCCCGTGGGTAACAATCCGCCGGCTTTTAGGCTATTCCGTAGCTCCACGTTCGAGGGTGTGCCCCAGGATAACGATAATCCCGAGTCCGCCTTGTACAAGAAATCGAAGAGACCTCTGGTAGTGGGCGTTCAACCCGGCAAAGTGAAATACAGGAACTCTTGTGATTTGAGCGGTATGAACGCGAACGACGCACCCTGCAAAATACCCGTGAAGGCCGGCGACACTTCTACGTATAGAAAGGACGGTGTCCAAGTAGCCGAAGGTTCGGTGATTTTACGGAAGCCACAGAACAATGAGTCTTCCCCGATGGAGGTAGACCCCACCAAACGAATATCACGCCTCGGTTCCTTCATAAGAGTGGACTCTGCGACCGCAGACGGTTCCGCACAAACGTACGTGAATGGCAACGGTGTACGCACGCCCGCGTCCGCCATTGTACCGCCCTTTAATTACAATCCGAAACAAGACATTCCTTCCCAGACAACCAAAGTTACACCGAACGATAGTGAAAGCAAATTCGGGGCGACGGATTGTCACAGCGACATCGTCACGGCTTCGACGAGAGTAACGACAGTATAG